A DNA window from Paraclostridium bifermentans contains the following coding sequences:
- a CDS encoding sulfite exporter TauE/SafE family protein: MFLVLLGFFSGIIGGMGMGGGTILIPALILFANIDPKIAQSINLLSSIPMTIFALLIHIKNKKVILKLVIPIASFGILGAIFGSFLATYLSSEVLKKVFGVFLLVIGVLEVKKGIFNPNKNKCEK, translated from the coding sequence ATGTTTCTTGTTTTACTTGGGTTTTTTTCTGGAATAATAGGTGGTATGGGTATGGGTGGCGGTACAATATTGATTCCTGCATTAATATTATTTGCAAATATTGATCCTAAAATAGCTCAAAGTATAAATTTACTTTCATCCATACCTATGACTATATTCGCTTTATTGATACATATAAAAAATAAAAAGGTTATTTTAAAATTAGTAATACCAATAGCCTCATTTGGTATTTTAGGAGCCATATTTGGATCTTTTTTAGCAACATACCTATCATCAGAAGTTTTAAAAAAAGTTTTTGGAGTTTTTTTACTTGTAATAGGCGTTTTGGAAGTTAAAAAAGGCATTTTTAATCCAAATAAAAATAAATGTGAAAAGTAA
- a CDS encoding SpoIVB peptidase S55 domain-containing protein — MNLKKCFLTTFLIYFLSIGFIYSEPTTKNDSNYLIPIGNITQIDAELQYLMVRNNFTDSSFKVGDSLISINNNEINNYSDFSSLLNTLSENENVKVKVLRNNEKLDIDTSKEILEKINFNNIVSGFATLTYVNPQNNNFGAVAHPISVGFNKNLPIKNGYISSTSNLTIDKSYKGTVGCINGEKNEFIGDFKDNSNFGIKGTVHKLDLSKFKQYKVAQLGEVKTGKASILLQTSNGEPTEYEINILNIKKQRSPESKTFKIEIVDKELLQLTGGIVQGMSGTPIIQDDKIIGAVSHAIENNPSTGYGVYIGWMLEGE; from the coding sequence ATGAATCTAAAAAAGTGTTTTTTAACAACATTTTTAATATATTTTCTGTCAATAGGATTTATTTATTCAGAACCTACAACAAAAAATGATTCTAATTATTTAATACCTATTGGTAACATAACGCAAATAGATGCTGAATTACAATATCTTATGGTTAGAAATAATTTTACTGATTCTTCATTTAAAGTAGGAGATTCATTAATATCAATAAATAATAATGAGATAAATAATTATTCAGATTTTTCTAGTTTGTTAAATACATTATCAGAAAATGAAAATGTTAAGGTCAAAGTATTAAGAAATAACGAAAAGTTAGATATTGATACTAGTAAAGAAATTTTGGAAAAAATAAATTTCAATAATATAGTATCTGGATTTGCTACTTTGACATATGTAAATCCACAGAACAATAATTTTGGAGCAGTTGCTCATCCTATAAGTGTCGGATTTAATAAAAATTTACCTATTAAAAATGGATATATATCTTCAACCTCTAATTTAACAATAGATAAATCATACAAAGGGACTGTAGGATGTATAAATGGCGAAAAAAATGAATTTATAGGAGATTTTAAAGATAACTCTAATTTCGGAATAAAAGGAACTGTTCATAAGCTAGATTTATCAAAATTTAAACAATATAAAGTTGCTCAATTAGGAGAAGTTAAAACTGGAAAAGCTTCAATTCTTTTACAAACTTCAAATGGAGAGCCTACAGAATATGAAATTAATATATTAAATATAAAGAAACAAAGAAGTCCTGAATCAAAAACTTTTAAAATAGAAATTGTAGATAAAGAACTATTACAATTAACTGGAGGTATAGTTCAAGGTATGAGTGGTACCCCAATAATACAAGATGATAAAATTATAGGTGCCGTATCTCATGCAATTGAAAATAACCCGTCTACTGGATATGGAGTATATATAGGTTGGATGTTAGAGGGAGAATAA
- a CDS encoding HEAT repeat domain-containing protein produces the protein MNISWDNIENLEDHFITYLLYKESKTVSQISKIRNIEVQEINEQLIKAKIEIKSLMKSKIESSKDILDKFLELGKDERIDLMNSLNDEKLLDFKRKIYKRIMIEKNAEDLMILIWATGELNDDRFLKILHQLTNHRHSDVRRITYSALRKISSVESREIFHKGLYDSNAQTRQYCAKALANIGNKDSLVILQKLKNKNNFEKNYVIRAYEETINQLEKTPQ, from the coding sequence ATGAATATATCTTGGGATAATATAGAAAATCTAGAAGATCATTTTATAACATATCTTCTGTACAAAGAGTCTAAGACAGTATCTCAAATAAGTAAAATAAGAAATATTGAAGTTCAAGAAATAAATGAACAATTAATAAAAGCTAAAATAGAAATAAAATCTTTAATGAAAAGTAAAATAGAATCATCTAAAGATATTCTAGATAAGTTTTTAGAGTTAGGCAAAGATGAAAGAATAGATTTGATGAATTCTTTAAATGACGAAAAATTATTGGATTTTAAAAGAAAAATATACAAAAGAATTATGATAGAGAAAAATGCAGAAGATCTTATGATTTTAATATGGGCAACTGGGGAATTAAATGATGATAGATTTTTAAAAATTCTACATCAGCTTACAAATCATAGACACTCAGATGTAAGAAGAATAACATACTCAGCTCTTAGAAAAATATCATCTGTAGAAAGTAGGGAAATTTTTCATAAAGGGCTTTACGATTCAAATGCTCAAACTAGACAATACTGCGCTAAGGCACTTGCAAATATAGGGAATAAAGATAGTTTAGTTATATTACAAAAGCTTAAAAATAAAAATAATTTTGAAAAAAATTATGTTATTAGGGCGTATGAAGAGACTATAAATCAATTAGAAAAAACTCCTCAATAG
- a CDS encoding cysteine-rich small domain-containing protein, with protein MSENYKFFRNDKCEYFPCHKVSNPDNFNCLFCYCPLYALKDECGGNFKYTDDGIKDCSSCLVPHNKKSHDYIMSKIGDILNLGKKQPK; from the coding sequence ATGTCTGAGAATTATAAATTTTTTAGAAATGATAAATGTGAATACTTTCCTTGTCATAAAGTAAGTAACCCCGATAATTTCAATTGTCTATTTTGCTATTGTCCTTTATACGCTTTAAAAGATGAATGTGGTGGTAACTTTAAATACACAGATGATGGAATAAAGGATTGTTCTTCTTGTCTAGTTCCTCACAACAAGAAAAGTCATGATTACATAATGAGCAAAATAGGAGATATACTAAACCTAGGTAAAAAACAACCTAAGTAA
- a CDS encoding YigZ family protein: protein MYKTLHEFGTDEITIEKSTFIGYAKPIKTEEEAVEFINEIKKKHKDARHNVWAYTVGKSMNIQRYSDDGEPQGTAGIPTLEVIKKEDLRDVVVVVTRYFGGIKLGAGGLVRAYTKGAKIGLEAGKIIEKIMYQEVKVKIDYNQLGKVQNEVMNMGYFIKDTIYEDNVEIIVYSRANEKEAIIERINDITSATAQITIGEEFYLSEKDGQVIL from the coding sequence ATGTATAAAACACTGCATGAATTTGGGACGGATGAAATTACAATAGAAAAGTCTACATTTATTGGATACGCTAAACCTATAAAAACAGAAGAAGAAGCTGTTGAATTTATAAATGAAATAAAGAAAAAGCATAAAGATGCAAGACATAATGTTTGGGCATATACTGTAGGAAAAAGTATGAATATACAAAGATATAGCGATGATGGTGAGCCACAGGGAACAGCAGGTATACCTACGTTAGAAGTTATAAAAAAAGAAGATTTAAGAGATGTAGTAGTTGTTGTTACTAGATATTTTGGAGGAATAAAGTTAGGTGCAGGAGGACTTGTTAGGGCATATACAAAAGGAGCTAAAATAGGTCTTGAAGCAGGAAAAATAATAGAAAAAATAATGTATCAAGAAGTTAAAGTAAAAATAGATTACAATCAACTTGGAAAAGTTCAAAATGAAGTAATGAATATGGGTTACTTTATAAAAGATACTATTTACGAAGATAATGTAGAGATAATAGTATATTCAAGGGCAAATGAAAAAGAAGCTATTATAGAAAGAATTAATGATATAACAAGTGCTACAGCACAGATAACGATAGGAGAAGAATTCTACTTATCAGAAAAAGATGGACAAGTGATACTATAA
- the yunB gene encoding sporulation protein YunB encodes MKKILVQRRKQKIKKNIIMFIIIFLISTLIGTFVYIDNKLRPTITVIAETKAEELANKSINKAVASVIDNSVKYEDLINVKTGENGKITMMQANSIAMNEIASQVALEIQSEMKKIKTTSTYIPIGTALGSPLLAKYGPKIKVSIEPIGNVYVDFGTDFESSGINQTRHRIYLKAKTQVKVVVPLTTSTKEVKTQIPICETVIVGDVPQSYVNVPEKDIVNVMPNKNINKSN; translated from the coding sequence ATGAAAAAAATATTAGTTCAAAGAAGAAAACAAAAAATTAAAAAGAATATAATAATGTTTATAATAATATTTTTAATATCTACATTAATAGGAACATTTGTATACATAGATAATAAATTGAGACCAACTATTACGGTTATAGCAGAAACAAAAGCAGAAGAACTTGCTAATAAATCTATAAATAAAGCTGTTGCAAGTGTTATAGATAATAGCGTTAAGTATGAAGATTTAATAAATGTAAAGACTGGAGAAAATGGTAAAATAACAATGATGCAAGCTAATTCTATAGCTATGAATGAAATAGCTTCACAAGTTGCACTAGAAATACAATCAGAAATGAAAAAAATTAAAACAACGTCCACGTATATACCTATAGGAACTGCTCTTGGAAGTCCGCTTTTAGCAAAGTATGGTCCTAAAATAAAAGTATCTATAGAACCTATAGGAAATGTATATGTAGACTTTGGAACTGATTTTGAGTCTTCAGGAATAAATCAAACAAGGCATAGAATATACTTAAAAGCAAAAACACAAGTAAAAGTAGTAGTACCGCTTACAACATCTACTAAAGAAGTTAAAACTCAAATTCCTATATGCGAAACTGTAATTGTAGGAGATGTTCCACAAAGCTATGTAAATGTTCCAGAGAAAGATATAGTTAATGTAATGCCTAATAAAAACATAAATAAATCAAATTAA
- a CDS encoding TIGR01906 family membrane protein gives MNRILSFLISLALSLFIITSVVSFTVKFKQIYYFDISYLKIPILIDMNEEEIKLNYDYLIDYNTSNEKMDFKLPTLESSTQGAIHFEEVRNIFQNLAIINKITLILVVIGAYICFKCKNLDVLKYSAWTLITLPILIAIPIIINFEKSFEMFHKLFFNNDYWIFDPTIDPVINMLPAEFFLHEGILILGIIFSISILMLFIYKKTIKNLRRSCR, from the coding sequence ATGAATAGAATTTTAAGTTTTTTAATATCATTAGCATTAAGTTTATTTATAATAACTTCGGTTGTTAGCTTTACTGTTAAATTTAAACAAATATATTATTTTGATATAAGCTATTTGAAAATACCTATATTAATTGATATGAATGAAGAAGAAATAAAGCTAAATTATGATTACTTAATAGACTATAATACTAGTAATGAAAAAATGGATTTTAAATTGCCGACATTAGAGTCATCGACACAAGGTGCAATTCACTTTGAAGAAGTTCGAAATATATTTCAAAACTTAGCTATAATAAATAAAATAACTTTAATATTAGTTGTGATAGGCGCATATATATGTTTTAAATGCAAAAACTTAGATGTATTAAAATATAGTGCATGGACATTGATAACACTGCCTATTTTAATAGCTATCCCAATTATTATAAATTTTGAAAAAAGTTTTGAGATGTTTCATAAATTATTTTTCAATAATGATTATTGGATATTTGACCCGACAATAGATCCCGTAATAAATATGTTGCCTGCAGAATTTTTCCTTCATGAAGGAATTTTGATATTAGGGATTATATTTTCTATAAGTATATTAATGTTATTTATTTATAAAAAAACAATAAAAAATTTGCGTCGCTCATGTCGCTAA
- a CDS encoding N-acetylmuramoyl-L-alanine amidase, producing MKNYRLFIVAIIAIGVIFIGTSNPAKNLYKSTNFISKNNITEEEENKKDDDNKRVKNNSEYTICIDPGHQEKGDPNLEPVAPGSSSKKARVSSGATGVATKKPEYKLNLEASIVLKHILENKGYNVVMTRERHDINISNAERAILANDKNADMVIRVHADSLDNSGKTGASILIPQKDGQYTSKIFEESNKCALNIKDALIKENIQLNGIFERNDLTGFNWSKVPVVLIEMGFMSNYNEDLMMSNPEYQRKMMQSVADGLETYLKDTENRN from the coding sequence ATGAAAAATTATAGACTTTTTATAGTTGCTATAATAGCTATAGGCGTTATATTTATAGGAACATCAAACCCAGCAAAAAATTTATATAAATCTACCAATTTTATAAGCAAAAACAATATAACTGAAGAAGAAGAAAATAAAAAAGATGATGATAATAAACGAGTTAAAAATAATAGTGAATACACAATATGTATAGACCCAGGGCATCAAGAAAAAGGAGATCCTAATTTAGAGCCAGTGGCTCCTGGATCAAGTTCTAAAAAAGCTAGAGTTTCATCTGGAGCAACTGGAGTAGCAACTAAAAAACCTGAATACAAGCTAAACCTTGAGGCATCAATCGTTTTGAAGCATATTTTAGAAAATAAAGGTTATAATGTTGTAATGACAAGAGAGCGTCATGATATAAATATAAGTAATGCAGAAAGAGCTATATTAGCTAACGACAAAAATGCAGATATGGTTATACGAGTTCACGCGGATAGTTTAGATAATTCCGGAAAAACTGGTGCATCTATTTTGATTCCTCAAAAAGATGGACAATATACATCTAAAATTTTTGAAGAAAGTAATAAGTGTGCATTGAATATAAAAGATGCATTAATAAAAGAAAACATACAATTAAATGGAATATTTGAAAGAAATGATTTAACTGGATTTAATTGGTCTAAAGTTCCTGTAGTTCTAATAGAAATGGGGTTTATGAGTAATTATAATGAAGACCTGATGATGTCTAACCCTGAATATCAAAGAAAAATGATGCAAAGTGTAGCAGATGGATTAGAAACATACTTAAAAGATACAGAAAATAGGAATTAA
- the abc-f gene encoding ribosomal protection-like ABC-F family protein, with product MLVVENVSHGFGGRTILENVSFRLRKGEHIALIGANGEGKSTFLNIITKKLMPDAGNIKWSSRVTVGYLDQHTVLTKGKSIREVLRDAFKPMFDLEQEMISMYDKMGEADEDEMTKLMEGTAEIQTILENSGFYMIDAKIQEIANGLGLGEIGLDKDVTDLSGGQRTKVLLTKLLLENPVILILDEPTNYLDVEHIAWLTRYLQEYENSFILVSHDVPFINDTCNVIYHMENGELNRYKGNYDEFERLRDIKKRQEEQAYDKQIEERKRLEDFVARNKARVATRGMANSRQKQLDKMEILERPKEKIKPTFKFTESRASSRFVFTTEDLVLGYDEALTKPLNFTLERNQKIALRGMNGIGKSTLLKTLLGIIKPFDGKVELGDYLEVGYFEQESSRENSNTPMDEIWAEYPGLTNFEVRQSLSKCGLTNDHITSQMRVLSGGEAAKVRLCKLMLKQINFLVLDEPTNHLDVEAKDELKKAIREFKGTVLLVSHEPEFYEDIVDDVWNIEDFTTKIV from the coding sequence ATGCTAGTTGTTGAAAATGTTAGCCATGGATTTGGTGGAAGAACTATACTTGAAAATGTGTCGTTTAGACTTAGAAAGGGCGAACATATTGCTCTTATCGGAGCAAATGGAGAAGGAAAATCTACATTTTTAAATATAATAACAAAAAAACTTATGCCAGATGCTGGAAATATAAAGTGGTCATCGAGAGTAACGGTAGGATACTTAGACCAACATACAGTATTAACAAAAGGAAAATCAATAAGAGAAGTTTTAAGAGATGCTTTTAAACCTATGTTTGACTTAGAACAAGAAATGATATCTATGTACGATAAAATGGGTGAAGCTGACGAAGATGAAATGACAAAGTTAATGGAAGGTACTGCAGAAATTCAAACTATTTTAGAAAATAGTGGTTTTTATATGATTGATGCAAAAATACAAGAAATTGCTAATGGATTAGGTCTTGGAGAAATAGGTCTGGATAAAGATGTAACGGATTTAAGTGGAGGTCAAAGAACTAAGGTTTTACTGACAAAGCTACTTTTAGAAAACCCTGTAATACTTATATTAGATGAGCCTACTAACTATTTAGACGTAGAACATATAGCTTGGTTAACAAGATATCTACAAGAATATGAAAATAGTTTTATATTAGTATCACATGATGTACCGTTCATAAATGATACATGTAATGTAATTTACCATATGGAAAACGGAGAACTTAATAGATATAAAGGAAACTATGATGAATTTGAAAGACTTAGAGATATAAAGAAAAGACAAGAAGAACAAGCTTATGACAAGCAAATAGAAGAAAGAAAGAGATTAGAAGACTTTGTTGCTAGAAACAAGGCTAGAGTTGCAACTCGTGGTATGGCAAACAGTAGACAAAAACAACTTGATAAAATGGAAATTTTAGAAAGACCAAAGGAAAAGATAAAGCCTACATTCAAATTTACGGAATCAAGAGCTTCTAGTCGATTCGTATTCACAACTGAAGATTTAGTATTAGGATATGATGAAGCACTAACAAAACCTCTTAACTTTACATTAGAGAGAAATCAAAAGATTGCTTTAAGAGGTATGAATGGGATAGGAAAGTCTACTCTTTTAAAAACTCTTTTAGGAATAATAAAGCCTTTTGATGGAAAAGTTGAGTTAGGTGATTATCTAGAAGTAGGATATTTTGAACAAGAAAGTTCAAGAGAAAACAGCAACACTCCAATGGATGAAATATGGGCAGAATACCCAGGTCTTACTAATTTTGAAGTAAGACAATCATTATCTAAGTGTGGACTTACAAACGATCATATAACAAGCCAAATGAGAGTTTTAAGTGGAGGAGAAGCTGCTAAAGTAAGATTATGTAAATTAATGTTAAAACAAATAAACTTTTTAGTTTTAGATGAGCCTACAAACCATTTAGATGTAGAAGCCAAAGATGAACTAAAAAAAGCTATAAGAGAATTTAAAGGAACTGTACTTTTAGTATCACATGAGCCTGAATTCTATGAAGATATAGTGGATGATGTATGGAATATAGAGGATTTCACAACTAAAATAGTATAA
- a CDS encoding zinc dependent phospholipase C family protein, translated as MRKRIENVYGKALTGTFKVVNPVKKSIITTDCEVHIFIQANALEILKNEGYMTQYKFFKAYLPQINKGLIWADQDFKSYHHFYNPYVKRGKFGYEENAFTLINKYYNKALKFFALDKFELSLFYFGAACHVLQDLTIPQHAKGKLLDNHRQFEVYIKNNYMSIPRLRAKDGMIQKNSVEEYINYNATQAMNYDKMYENVNDLKNKFYMLSTKCLPLAQKTTAGFLTMFFDDIFSNE; from the coding sequence ATGAGAAAAAGAATAGAAAATGTTTATGGAAAAGCTTTAACAGGAACTTTTAAAGTAGTAAATCCAGTAAAAAAAAGTATAATAACTACAGATTGTGAAGTTCATATTTTTATACAAGCAAATGCATTAGAAATATTGAAAAATGAAGGATACATGACACAATATAAGTTTTTTAAAGCATATTTGCCTCAAATAAACAAAGGGTTAATATGGGCAGATCAGGATTTTAAAAGTTATCATCACTTTTATAATCCATATGTAAAAAGAGGAAAGTTTGGATATGAAGAGAATGCATTTACTTTAATAAATAAGTATTATAATAAAGCTTTAAAGTTTTTTGCATTAGATAAGTTTGAACTCAGTTTATTTTACTTTGGAGCAGCATGCCATGTACTTCAAGATTTAACTATACCTCAACATGCTAAAGGAAAGCTTTTAGACAATCATAGGCAATTTGAAGTGTATATAAAAAATAATTACATGTCTATACCAAGATTAAGAGCAAAAGATGGAATGATTCAAAAAAATAGTGTAGAAGAATATATTAATTATAATGCAACTCAAGCTATGAATTATGATAAAATGTATGAAAATGTAAATGATTTAAAAAATAAGTTTTATATGTTATCAACTAAATGTTTACCATTAGCACAAAAAACAACAGCTGGATTTTTGACAATGTTTTTTGATGATATATTTAGTAATGAATAA
- a CDS encoding NUDIX domain-containing protein yields MILRRCAGGIVFYANKVLIVKNDKGEWTIPKGKISENDIASEVAPQKVKDEVEVEAKVLDMAGDTMYEFYSKTRHQKVCNAIMWYIMESDNTEYNINDEDITEAGFFKVKDALDMLAHNKEKSLVEISYRKFKDLKKNSMNN; encoded by the coding sequence ATGATACTAAGACGTTGTGCAGGTGGTATAGTATTTTATGCAAACAAAGTATTAATAGTAAAAAACGACAAAGGTGAATGGACTATTCCTAAAGGAAAAATAAGCGAGAATGATATCGCTAGTGAAGTAGCTCCACAAAAGGTTAAAGACGAAGTTGAGGTTGAGGCTAAAGTTCTAGATATGGCAGGAGATACTATGTATGAATTTTACTCAAAAACTAGACATCAAAAAGTATGTAACGCTATAATGTGGTACATAATGGAGAGCGACAACACTGAGTATAACATTAATGATGAAGATATTACAGAAGCTGGTTTTTTTAAGGTTAAGGATGCTTTAGATATGTTAGCTCATAATAAAGAAAAATCTCTTGTAGAAATTTCTTACAGAAAATTTAAAGATTTAAAAAAGAATAGTATGAATAATTAA
- a CDS encoding sulfite exporter TauE/SafE family protein yields the protein MEKKFLNFNIKNSFIGLITGFINGVFGSGGGTLLVPILNNILKVEEHKSHATALAIILFLTTTSSFIYVSQGTYDLNTTLKVAVGSIVGGIVGAKILCKLTGRFLRISFGSIMIIAALRMVF from the coding sequence ATGGAAAAAAAATTTTTAAATTTTAATATTAAAAATTCATTTATAGGTTTAATAACAGGCTTTATAAACGGTGTTTTTGGGTCTGGTGGTGGAACACTTCTAGTTCCTATTTTAAATAATATTTTAAAAGTAGAAGAACATAAGTCTCATGCTACAGCACTTGCAATAATATTATTTTTAACAACTACAAGTTCATTTATATATGTTTCTCAAGGTACCTATGATTTAAATACAACTCTTAAAGTTGCTGTAGGAAGTATCGTTGGAGGTATTGTTGGCGCTAAAATACTTTGTAAGTTAACTGGAAGATTCTTAAGAATATCTTTTGGATCTATAATGATTATAGCGGCATTAAGGATGGTGTTTTAA
- the hflX gene encoding GTPase HflX — protein sequence MDKIVEKALLVGLNITTNVKKVDDIDINESMAELKELAKAAGAEVVGSIIQNRPAREAAFYIGKGKVEEIRAYCESLDATVVIFNDELSGAQIRNIEELVQRKVIDRTTLILDIFAQRALSKEGKLQVELAQLKYRMPRLYGMGGEMSRTGAGIGTRGPGEQKLEVDKRHILNKMADIRQELRDVKKNRDTQRAQRLKSNIPIVALVGYTNAGKSTLLNELIKTHKDYSVEKEVLSKDMLFATLDVTLRKALLPNKREFLVVDTVGFVSKLPHDLVEAFKATLEEVHYADLIVHVVDATNDSFEIQENTTKNVLKELDANDKPTIMAYNKIDRLDLDIYPKNQENTVYISAKQGINMDKLIDMIQNALMENTYKVNLLLPYDKGDVFNKLKNKYNIEKFEYVENGIELTVDLDEEDYNMYKSYIINE from the coding sequence ATGGATAAAATAGTAGAAAAAGCATTGTTAGTAGGATTAAATATAACTACTAATGTAAAGAAAGTTGATGATATAGATATTAATGAATCTATGGCAGAATTAAAAGAACTTGCAAAAGCTGCTGGAGCAGAAGTTGTAGGAAGCATAATTCAAAATAGACCAGCCAGAGAGGCTGCTTTTTATATAGGAAAAGGAAAAGTAGAAGAGATAAGAGCTTATTGTGAATCTCTAGATGCTACAGTTGTTATATTCAATGATGAATTATCTGGAGCCCAAATAAGAAATATAGAAGAATTAGTTCAGAGAAAAGTAATAGACAGAACAACTTTAATATTAGATATATTTGCACAAAGAGCTTTAAGCAAAGAAGGTAAATTACAAGTTGAGTTGGCTCAGTTAAAATACAGAATGCCTAGACTGTATGGTATGGGTGGAGAAATGAGTAGAACTGGGGCAGGTATTGGAACAAGAGGACCAGGAGAACAAAAGTTAGAAGTTGATAAAAGACATATCTTGAATAAAATGGCAGATATAAGACAAGAACTTAGAGATGTTAAGAAAAACAGAGATACGCAAAGAGCACAAAGATTAAAGTCTAATATACCTATTGTTGCATTAGTAGGATATACAAATGCAGGGAAATCCACACTGTTGAATGAGCTTATCAAAACACACAAAGATTATAGTGTTGAAAAAGAAGTTTTATCAAAAGATATGCTATTTGCAACTTTAGATGTAACTCTAAGAAAAGCATTACTTCCTAATAAAAGAGAGTTTTTAGTTGTAGATACAGTAGGATTTGTAAGTAAATTGCCACATGATTTAGTTGAGGCGTTTAAAGCTACATTAGAAGAAGTACATTATGCAGATTTAATAGTTCATGTAGTAGATGCGACTAATGATAGTTTTGAAATCCAGGAAAATACGACTAAAAATGTTTTAAAAGAACTAGATGCAAATGATAAGCCAACAATAATGGCTTACAACAAAATTGATAGACTAGACCTTGATATTTATCCTAAAAACCAAGAAAATACAGTATATATATCTGCTAAACAAGGTATTAATATGGATAAATTAATAGATATGATACAAAATGCACTAATGGAAAATACGTATAAAGTAAATTTACTACTTCCATATGATAAAGGTGATGTATTTAATAAGTTGAAAAACAAATACAATATTGAAAAATTTGAGTATGTAGAAAATGGAATAGAGTTAACTGTCGACCTAGATGAAGAAGATTATAATATGTATAAAAGCTATATAATAAATGAGTAG